One window from the genome of Salvia miltiorrhiza cultivar Shanhuang (shh) chromosome 7, IMPLAD_Smil_shh, whole genome shotgun sequence encodes:
- the LOC130995331 gene encoding WD repeat-containing protein ATCSA-1-like yields MWKETREREFGNLRPNLFSSRIFKSRISSIQLSNSKEFVSAHRGSVNSLQVDLTEGRYLLAGASDATVAVYDVQRATDHEGRGRISKHKSLFVINKQHEHGHKYAISSAIWYPIDTGLFVTGSYDHHINVWDTNTQQVVMNFKMPGKVYRNAMSSIARSHMLIAAGTEDVQVRLCDMASGAFAHTLSGHRDGVMSMEWSTSSEWVLVTGGCDGAIRFWDIRRAGCFRVLDQSHSQLGRRPPLLACATTNKKSSIYQSSAKARPPQRKSTNGNTLKPHGVGRVPSQMKSTKQRSHPGMLSSHDRATAHYGVVTGLKVTEDGMYLLSAGSDSRLRLWDIESGCNTLVNFETARLQSSKAIQMAVSQDSALSFVPCMTTVKVFDIWSGQTKCAFRGHYENVNCCWYNAQDQELYTGGNDRQILVWSPPKSISNEEDELKNGEAATSDQDNWSD; encoded by the exons ATGTGGAAGGagactagagagagagagttcggGAACCTTCGCCCTAATTTGTTCAGCAGTCGCATTTTCAAATCTAGGATTTCGTCCATTCAGCTCTCCAATTCCAAGGAATTCGTCTCCGCTCATCGCGGCTCAGTCAACTCACTTCAG GTTGATTTGACAGAGGGTCGATATCTACTGGCTGGTGCATCAGATGCAACTGTTGCGGTTTATGATGTTCAGCGAGCAACAGATCATGAGGGCCGTGGCCGAATTTCAAAGCACAAGTCGTTGTTTGTCATCAACAAGCAGCATGAGCATGGGCATAAATATGCCATATCCTCTGCCATCTGGTATCCAATTGACACAGGGTTGTTTGTTACTGGTTCTTATGACCATCATATCAATGTTTGGGATACTAATACTCAACAA GTTGTAATGAATTTTAAAATGCCAGGAAAGGTTTATAGAAATGCTATGTCTTCAATAGCAAGATCTCACATGTTAATTGCTGCTGGAACTGAAGATGTTCAAGTTCGATTGTGTGATATGGCTTCTGGTGCATTTGCTCACACTTTGTCTGGTCATCGTG ATGGAGTAATGTCGATGGAGTGGTCCACTTCTAGTGAGTGGGTATTGGTCACTGGAGGATGTGATGGTGCAATACGTTTTTGGGACATCAGACGGGCTGGGTGTTTTCGTGTTTTGGACCAATCACATTCCCAGCTCGGAAGACGTCCACCTCTCCTTGCGTGTGCAACAACAAATAAG AAATCATCAATATATCAGAGTTCTGCAAAAGCCCGACCACCTCAAAGAAAATCAACTAATGGCAACACTTTAAAGCCCCATGGTGTCGGTAGGGTTCCTAGTCAAATGAAAAGTACAAAGCAGAGATCACATCCTGGAATGCTGTCTAGCCATGATCGTGCCACTGCCCATTATGGTGTAGTAACTGGATTAAAGGTGACTGAAGATGGCATGTATCTCCTAAGTGCAG GTTCTGATTCAAGGTTGAGATTGTGGGATATAGAGTCTGGCTGCAATACACTTGTGAACTTTGAAACTGCACGCTTACAAAGTAGCAAGGCCATACAGATGGCTGTATCCCAAGATTCAGCTCTTTCTTTTGTTCCTTGCATGACCACTGTGAAA GTCTTTGATATTTGGTCTGGCCAAACAAAGTGCGCGTTTCGCGGCCACTATGAAAATGTCAACTGCTGCTGGTATAATGCACAAGATCag GAGTTGTATACTGGTGGTAATGATAGGCAAATTCTTGTCTGGTCTCCACCCAAATCCATTTCCAATGAGGAG GATGAATTGAAGAATGGAGAGGCTGCAACCAGTGACCAGGATAACTGGAGTGATTAA
- the LOC130995332 gene encoding U-box domain-containing protein 4, producing MDSDSVKSSFTYMGRKFSDISLNDSSSSAFSDCNSDRSGEFPTASSQSRRLFLSCASDNSDELISQLVSALDSDNIDEQKQAAMELRLMAKNKPENRIKIARAGAIKPLISIISSNDLQLQEYGVTAVLNLSLCDENKEEIAYSGAIKPLVRALKAGTSTARENAACALLRLSQIEENKVAIGRSGAIPPLVNLLESGNFRGMKDACTALYSLCTVKENKIRAVQAGILKPLVELMSDLGSNMVDKSAFVLSLLMSVPEARAALVDEGGIPVLVEIVEVGTQRQKEIAVAILLQLCEDCLAYRTMVAREGAIPPLVALSQTGTTRAKQKAEALIELLRQPRSTNGAARDI from the exons ATGGATTCCGATTCAGTGAAATCGAGCTTCACCTACATGGGGCGCAAGTTCAGCGATATCAGCCTCAACgactcctcctcctccgccttcAGCGACTGCAACAGCGACAGATCCGGCGAGTTCCCCACGGCGTCGTCGCAGAGCCGCCGCCTCTTCCTCTCCTGCGCCTCCGACAATTCCGACGAGCTCATCTCGCAGCTCGTCTCCGCCCTCGATTCCGACAACATCGACGAGCAGAAGCAGGCCGCCATGGAATTGCGTCTCATGGCAAAGAATAAACCGGAGAACCGGATCAAAATAGCGAGGGCCGGAGCGATCAAGCCGCTGATTTCGATAATCTCGTCCAACGATCTGCAGCTGCAGGAGTACGGCGTCACGGCGGTTCTGAACCTCTCGCTGTGCGACGAGAACAAGGAGGAGATCGCCTACTCCGGCGCGATCAAGCCGCTGGTCCGCGCCCTCAAGGCCGGCACCTCCACTGCCAGGGAGAACGCCGCCTGTGCGCTCCTCCGGCTATCGCAAATCGAGGAGAACAAGGTCGCGATCGGGCGGTCCGGCGCGATTCCGCCGCTGGTGAACCTGTTGGAGAGCGGCAACTTCCGCGGGATGAAAGACGCGTGCACAGCGCTCTACTCGCTGTGCACGGTCAAGGAGAACAAGATCAGGGCGGTGCAGGCGGGGATTTTGAAACCCTTGGTGGAGCTCATGTCGGATTTGGGGTCGAACATGGTGGACAAGTCGGCGTTCGTGTTGAGCCTGCTGATGTCGGTGCCGGAGGCGCGGGCGGCGCTGGTGGACGAGGGCGGCATACCCGTGCTGGTGGAGATTGTGGAGGTGGGGACGCAGCGCCAGAAGGAGATCGCCGTCGCCATACTGTTGCAGTTGTGCGAGGACTGCTTGGCCTACCGTACTATGGTGGCCCGCGAAGGAGCCATTCCCCCCCTGGTGGCTCTCTCGCAGACCGGGACCACTCGCGCCAAACAAAAg GCGGAAGCACTGATTGAGCTTCTACGGCAGCCAAGATCCACAAACGGCGCTGCGAGGGACATATGA
- the LOC130995330 gene encoding polyadenylation and cleavage factor homolog 4 encodes MDRSSRFQNPVHLSSGGFSKPPPIQNDGVGMKPLPPLLLDRFRAMVKEREEELRVFGGAAVYPLSTDEIVRLYEIVLSELTINSKPIITDLTIIAGEQRAHGEGIAGAICSRIIEVPVDHKLPSLYLLDSIVKNIGKEYIKFFSARLPEVFCEAYTQVHPSMHQAMRHLFGTWSTVFPLSVLQKIETQLQFSPPVNGQSSGLSSSRASESPRPTHGIHINPKYLEAQRQFGQSSPDPFGTEGVSSTGRAGLTTSGADAVKKSLPSASRITRSSPPYGLGPAGSSSPAGPSLEEFGMDSSTKRLAVRQSPSHPGTDYGPSKVMSREEETSEWRKRNLQGNPKPQLKASAAAAYKYNSAIDLRGPRALISAYGMDEREKHLNHKHHKAEELDSNGAEQKIGIRTWQNTEEEEFDWEDMTPCLGDRKQSTDTYSSLPPLGNLPGRQSAVANHAARLSARGSINNVAGASDLTSHTPNFGRESLILPPQQSQSQFNAKGGGSLAETRSFLTGGEQKPLVGNFSNIDWKAGGPAGVVSTFSSTYDSLAPDIRSGDAALRKTWNPTNFQNSQILPSHSSLPQQMQFRGQFGMKNASNIADQVHSEPGSSRSMPQVNLPQISSIRPGMVPVNLHAATQPNFLIARESRQNLHLPYSVPGSSNTMAPPLNYGYLAQGQGPTGTAPLNLVPGMQSSLPILNGPNMSFQVPGATLQPPPRGPLPGTTQALPLGQNNGQVAPNASERNGLSGLISSLMVQGLISLPKQDSVGVEFDQDSLKVRHESAITSLYADLPRQCKTCGHRFKDQEEHSKHMDWHVNKNRTLKNRKTKPSPKWFVSVNMWLSGTEALGTESAPGFLPIENTVENEEDEEMAVPADDSQKACALCGEPFDDFYSDEMEEWMYRGAVYMYAPAGLTVGMDTSQLGPIVHAKCRSDSHGVSSEDYKKDETESIEEGSKRKKLRS; translated from the exons ATGGACCGGAGTTCGAGATTTCAGAACCCTGTGCATCTGAGCAGCGGGGGTTTTAGCAAGCCTCCACCAATCCAGAACGACGGCGTTGGGATGAAGCCACTTCCGCCCTTGCTTCTCGATAGATTTAGGGCCAtggtgaaagagagagaggaagaactTAGGGTTTTTGGTGGCGCCGCTGTTTATCCGTTGAGCACTGACGAAATTGTTCGCCTTTATGAGATTGTGTTGTCGGAGCTCACTATCAATTCGAAGCCCATCATCACTGATCTCACTATAATTGCCGGAGAGCAGCGGGCGCACGGCGAGGGCATTGCTGGTGCCATTTGTTCGCGGATTATTGAG GTTCCTGTTGATCATAAACTGCCTTCTTTGTACCTTTTGGATAGCATCGTGAAGAACATAGGCAAGGAATACATTAAATTCTTCTCTGCTCGCTTACCTGAG GTTTTCTGTGAGGCTTACACACAAGTCCACCCCAGTATGCACCAAGCAATGCGCCATCTGTTTGGTACGTGGTCAACGGTATTCCCATTGTCAGTGCTTCAGAAGATTGAGACACAGTTGCAGTTTTCTCCTCCTGTAAATGGTCAGTCTTCTGGATTGAGCTCTTCAAGAGCTTCTGAATCTCCTCGACCAACACATGGGATACACATAAACCCGAAGTATTTGGAAGCACAGCGTCAGTTTGGACAATCATCACCAGACCCT TTTGGAACTGAAGGAGTGAGCTCAACTGGTCGTGCAggccttacaacttctggtgccGATGCTGTAAAAAAGTCTCTGCCATCTGCTTCTAGGATAACAAGGTCATCCCCTCCTTATGGACTTGGGCCTGCAGGATCATCATCACCTGCTGGTCCTTCACTTGAGGAGTTTGGCATGGATAGTTCCACAAAGAGACTCGCTGTTAGGCAGTCACCATCTCATCCTGGTACTGATTATGGGCCAAGCAAAGTGATGAGCAGAGAGGAGGAGACAAGTGAGTGGCGGAAAAGAAATTTGCAGGGCAATCCCAAACCACAGCTTAAAGCATCAGCAGCTGCTGCGTACAAATATAACAGTGCTATTGATCTTCGAGGACCGAGAGCATTGATTAGTGCATATGGAATGGATGAACGAGAAAAACATTTGAACCATAAACACCATAAAGCTGAGGAGTTGGACTCAAATGGTGCTGAGCAAAAGATAGGTATCAGGACATGGCAAAACACTGAAGAGGAAGAATTTGATTGGGAAGACATGACCCCATGTTTAGGAGATCGGAAGCAGTCTACTGATACTTATTCATCTCTTCCACCTCTAGGTAACTTGCCTGGAAGACAGAGTGCTGTTGCAAACCATGCTGCACGTTTG TCTGCTCGTGGATCTATTAACAATGTTGCTGGCGCCAGTGATTTGACGAGCCATACTCCCAATTTTGGCCGAGAGTCCTTGATTTTGCCGCCACAGCAGTCTCAGAGCCAATTTAATGCCAAAGGAGGTGGTTCTCTAGCTGAAACTAGAAGCTTTTTAACTGGTGGTGAGCAAAAGCCCCTAGTTGGAAATTTCTCAAATATTGATTGGAAGGCTGGGGGGCCTGCTGGTGTTGTTTCAACCTTTAGTTCCACCTACGACTCTCTAGCTCCTGATATTCGATCAGGTGATGCTGCTTTAAGGAAAACATGGAATCCTACAAATTTTCAGAACTCTCAGATTTTGCCATCACACTCTAGTCTTCCTCAACAAATGCAATTTAGAGGTCAATTTGGTATGAAGAATGCTTCCAATATTGCTGATCAAGTTCATTCTGAGCCTGGTAGCAGTAGAAGCATGCCACAGGTGAACTTGCCCCAAATTTCTAGTATTCGTCCTGGAATGGTTCCTGTAAATTTGCATGCTGCAACACAGCCAAACTTTTTAATAGCTCGGGAGTCCAGACAAAATTTACACTTGCCTTATTCAGTGCCTGGTTCATCAAATACAATGGCACCACCTTTGAACTATGGATACTTAGCTCAAGGGCAGGGTCCTACTGGCACGGCTCCACTTAATTTAGTTCCGGGGATGCAATCCTCCTTGCCAATCTTAAATGGCCCTAATATGTCATTTCAAGTACCTGGGGCAACCTTACAGCCTCCACCGAGGGGTCCTCTTCCAGGAACAACTCAGGCATTACCTTTAGGTCAAAATAATGGGCAAGTTGCTCCTAATGCCTCCGAGAGGAATGGGCTTTCAGGGTTAATTTCTTCTTTAATGGTCCAAGGTTTAATATCTTTACCAAAGCAG GATTCTGTTGGAGTGGAGTTTGATCAAGACAGTCTTAAGGTGCGTCATGAAAGTGCAATTACATCTTTATATGCTGATCTTCCAAGGCAATGCAAAACTTGTGGCCATCGATTTAAAGACCAAGAAGAGCACAGCAAGCATATGGATTGGCATGTAAACAAGAACCGGACACTAAAAAACCGCAAGACAAAACCTTCTCCAAAGTGGTTTGTGAGTGTTAACATGTGGCTTAGTGGCACAGAAGCCTTGGGAACTGAATCAGCTCCAGGTTTTTTGCCCATTGAGAATACTGTGGAAAATGAGGAGGATGAAGAAATGGCTGTTCCTGCTGATGATAGTCAGAAGGCTTGCGCACTATGTGGAGAGCCCTTTGATGATTTCTATAGTGACGAGATGGAAGAATGGATGTATAGGGGAGCCGTATACATGTATGCACCAGCTGGGTTAACAGTTGGAATGGACACATCGCAATTAGGTCCTATAGTGCATGCTAAATGTAGGTCTGATTCACATGGGGTTTCATCGGAAGATTACAAGAAGGATGAAACG GAATCAATTGAAGAAGGTAGTAAAAGGAAAAAACTGCGGAGTTAA